ACGGCGCCGCACGCGCGGCGCCCGTCGCGGTGCGCTGCCTCCGGGGCAGGTGCGGCGTCCGGGGGCCTCCGGCCCGCAGGCGGGACGGCATGGGGTCCGGCCCCCGACCGTGCACCGGCCGCGGTCCGGTTGGGGCGCGGCACATGACGGAACGTCCCGAGCACGCCCCTCCGCGCTCGGACTCCTTCCGCGGCCCGTGGGCGCACCGGTGGGAAAGGCGTCGCCGCCACGTACGGCCGTCCGCCCGGTGCGCGCCGCGGAAGCCGTGCACCCCCGGCGCCGAGGACGGGCCCGCGGGCCCGCGGACACCCCCGCCCGTCCCCAACCGCCGCGCCCCGCACGGGAGACGCCGCGCAGGCGTGTCGCACGGTGCGCGGGACCCCGTGGGCTGGACCCCGTGCGCGCGACCGGTCCGGGGTGCCTGCGGGGCGTCGACGCCGGTGGCGCGAAGCTCTCGCGTGTGACGTTCGCCGCTCCCGCCGCGAGGGGTGGGCAACCCGGTTACCCGCAAGTAGCATGAAGGCAGCAAGCGCACGCTTAGCCGCGCGCCACGCAGCAGTGCCACCCCGCACCCTGGAGGAGAGCCATCGTGCCTCGTACCGTCAGGGACGTCGTCTTCGTCGACGGCGTCCGCACCCCGTTCGGCAAGGCGGGCCCGAAGGGCATCTACCACGAGACCCGTGCCGACGATCTCGTCGTGAAGGCCATCCGGGAGCTGCTGCGCCGCAACCCGGACCTCGACCCCAAGAAGATCGACGAGGTCGCCATCGCCGCGACCACGCAGATCGGCGACCAGGGCCTGACCATCGGCCGCACCGCCGGCATCCTCGCGGGTCTGCCGCAGTCCGTCCCGGGCTACTCCATCGACCGCATGTGCGCGGGCGCGCTGACCGCCGTGACCTCGGTCGCCGGGTCCGTCGCCTTCGGCGCGTACGACGTCGCCATCGCCGGCGGTGTGGAGCACATGGGCCGCCACCCGATGGGCGAGGGCGTGGACCCGAACCCGCGCTTCGTGTCGGAGAAGCTCGTCGACCAGTCCGCCCTGTTCATGGGCATGACCGCCGAGAATCTGCACGACCGCTACCCCACGATCACCAAGCAGCGGGCCGACGAGTACGCCGTGCGCTCGCAGGAGAAGGCCGCCAAGGCGTACGCCGACGGCAAGATCCAGCAGGACCTGGTACCGGTGTCGGTGCGCCGCACCGCTGTACCCGACGGCGGCTCCGCCGCGGGCGAGGCCGGCGAGACCGGCTGGGGCCTGGTCACCGCCGACGAGCCGATGCGCCCGGGCACCACGCTGGACAACCTCAAGGGCCTCAAGACGCCCTTCCGCGTCCACGGCCGCGTCACCGCCGGCAACGCAGCGGGCCTCAACGACGGCGCCACCGCCTCGCTGATCGCCTCCGAGGACTTCGCCCGGGAGAACAACCTCCCCGTCAAGATGCGCCTGGTCTCGTACTCCTTCGCCGGCGTCGAGCCCGAGGTCATGGGCTACGGTCCGATCCCCGCGACGGAGAAGGCCCTCGCGCAGGCGGGGCTGTCCATCGACGACATCGGCCTGTTCGAGATCAACGAGGCGTTCGCCGTCCAGGTGCTCGCCTTCCTCGAGCACTACGGCATCGCCGACGACGACGCCCGGGTGAACCAGTACGGCGGCGCCATCGCCTTCGGCCACCCGCTGGCCTCCTCCGGCGTGCGTCTGATGACGCAGCTGGCGCGGCAGTTCGAGGAGCAGCCGGAGGTCCGCTACGGCCTCACCACGATGTGCGTCGGCTTCGGCATGGGCGCCACCGTGATCTGGGAGAACCCGCACCACAAGGACGCCGGAGGCAACAAGTGACCGAGCGCAGCGAGCGAACCATGGAGAGGTGCAGCATGTGCGCATGCCCCACCGAGCGAAGCGAGGTTGCGGCATGAGCACCACCTCAGAGCTCCTGAAGGGCGCGGCCGAGCTGTTCCCGGACGAGGTCGTCACCCAGGCGCACGTGCGCCACCTCGACCTCCCCGGCGGCGCGGGCCGGTTCGCCCTCATCACGCTGGACAACGGCCTGGACCACACCAAGCCGACGACCTTCGGCCCGCAGTCGCTGGCGAACCTCAGCACCGCGATCGACCAGGTGGAGAAGGAGGCGGCCGAGGGCGCGATCGTCGGCGCCGGCATCACCGGCAAGCCGTTCATCTTCGCCGTCGGCGCCGACCTCAAGGGCGTCGAGCTGCTGAAGCAGCACTCGGACGCTCTCGCCATCGGCAAGGGCGGTCACGACGTCTTCAAGCGGCTGTCCTCGCTCGCCGTCCCGACCTTCGCCTACTACAACGGCGCGGCGATGGGCGGCGGCGTGGAGGTGGGTCTGCACTGCTCCTACCGCACGGTCTCCAAGGCCCTGCCGGCCTTCTCGCTGCCCGAGGTCTTCCTCGGTCTGGTTCCCGGCTGGGGCGGCTGCACGATCCTGCCGAACCTGATCGGGGCGGACCGCGCAGTCTCGGTGATCATCGAGAACTCGCTCAACCAGAACAAGCAGCTCAAGGGCGTCCAGGTGCACGAACTCGGCATCGCAGACGCGATCTTCGAGGGCGCGGACTTCCTGGAGCAGTCGCTGATCTGGACCGCTTCCGTCCTCAAGGGCGAGATCGTGGTGGAGCGCCCCGAGATCGACCGCGGCGAGGCCTGGGACCAGGCCGTCGCCAAGGGCCGGTCCATCGCCGACTCCAAGGTGCACGGTGCCGCTCCGGCCGCCTACCGCGCCCTCGACATCATCGAGGCCGCCAAGGACGGCGACCTGCAGAAGGGCTTCGACGCCGAGGACACCGCACTGGCGGACCTCATCATGGGCGGCGAACTGCGTTCCGGCATCTACGCCTTCAACCTGGTGCAGAAGCGCGGCAAGCGCCCCGCCGGCGCCCCGGACAAGTCGCTGGCCCGCCCGGTCACCAAGGTCGGTGTCGTCGGCGCCGGTCTGATGGCCTCCCAGCTGGCGCTCCTGTTCCTGCGCCGCCTGGAGGTGCCGGTGGTCCTCACCGACATCGACCAGGAGCGCGTCGACAAGGGTGTGGGCTATGTCCACGCCGAGATCGAGAAGCTGCTTGGCAAGGGCCGCATCAACCAGGACAAGGCCAACCGCCTCAAGGCGCTGGTGACCGGTGTCCTGGACAAGGCCGAGGGCTTCGCGGACGCGGACTTCGTCATCGAGGCCGTGTTCGAGGAGATGACGGTCAAGCAGAAGGTGTTCGCGGAGGTCGAGGCCGTCGCCCCAGCGCACGCGATCCTCGCCACCAACACCTCCTCGCTGTCGGTGTCGGAGATGGCCTCGAAGCTCCGGAACCCGGAGCGCGTGGTCGGCTTCCACTTCTTCAACCCGGTCGCGATCCTGCCGCTGCTGGAGATCGTCCGCGGTGAGCAGACCGACGACGCCTCCCTGGCCACGGCCTTCGCCGTCGCCAAGAAGCTGAAGAAGACCGCGGTGCTCACCAAGGACGCCCCTGCGTTCGTCGTGAACCGCATCCTGACCCGCTTCATGGGCGAGATCCAGAACGTCATCGACGAGGGCACCCCGGTCGCCACCGCCGAGAAGGCGATCGAGCCGCTCGGTCTGCCGATGTCCCCGCTGGTGCTGCTGGAGCTGGTCGGCCCGGCGATCGGTCTGCACGTGTCCGAGACGCTGAACCGCGCCTTCCCGGAGCGCTTCACCGTCTCCCCGAACCTGAGGGCGGTCGTCGAGGCCGGCAAGCGCGGCTTCTACGTGTACGACAGCGGCAGGCCGGAGTTGGACCCGGAGGTCGCCGCGCTGCTGAAGCAGGGCGACAGCGTCCTGACGGAGGAGCAGGTCCGCGCCCGTGTCCTCGACGCGGTGGCGCAGGAGATCGGGCTGATGCTGGAGGAGGGTGTCGTCGCCGAGGCGCAGGACATCGACCTGTGCCTGATCACCGGCGCCGGCTGGCCCTTCCACCTGGGCGGCATCACGCCGTACCTGGACCGCGAGGGCGTCAGCGAGCGCGTCAACGGCAAGAGGTTCCTGGCGCAGGGTGTGGCGAGCGTCCCCGCGTGACCACATGACCGCATGGCCGCCGCACCGGTGACGGTGCGGCGGCCATGCGGGCCGACAGGAACGGGCCGTACGGGAGGGATCCCGTACGGCCCGTTCTCGTGCGTCCGTCCCCGGTGCGCCCCCGGCCGGGGGCGCGGGCCTCACGCCCGCGTCCACGCCTCCATCGCCAGCCCCGACTCCGACTTCTGCCGGGTCACGCGCAGGGAGCCGTCGGCGCCGAGGGCGGCGAGGACGACGCGGCCGGTGCCGTCGATGGCGAGGGCCGGGGCGCCGGCACAAGCGTCGCCCGTGGGCGTCCAGTTGAGGCCGGCGGACTCCTCCTCCGTCGGGTACGCGGCGAGGGCCGGGCGGCCGTCGGCGCCGCGCTGGGCGAGGATCGTGCAGTCCTGCCCGTCGACGGGGGTACGGAGCACGGCGACCGGTCCGGTGCCGCCCTCGCCGCCGAGGGCCGCGGGCGCGGCCATGCCCTCCCGCCAGGCGTGGACGGCGCCCGTGGCCGCGTCGCGCCAGAAGTGGGTCAGCCGCTCGCGGCCGGTGCGCTCGGAGCTGACGGAGCCGTTGGCGGCGGAGAACGCGATGTCGTCGGCGCGCTGGAACTTCACGCCCTGGGTCTCCTGGTCCCACCGCAGCACGGCGTCCTCCGTCGGGGCGAGGACCTCCATCAGCCCGTGGTCGGTGACCGTCGCGGCGGGCAGGCCGAGCGTGCCGCTGCCCTTGAGGTCGGCCCACTTGTTCCACTTGCCGTTCGGCACCTGCGCCCGGCCGCAGACACCGCCGCCCGCGTTGCGCACGAAGACGTGGAGGGAGCCCTCCGAGTCCACGACGGCGGCGGGGAGCCCTGTGGTGGCCGCGAGGGCGCGGTCCTGGGCGTACGGGGTGCCGAGCGCGTACCAGTCCCGCAGGGGGCGCCCGGACTGGTACTGGATGGCCTGCACGACGTCCGTGGCGACCTCGCCGCCGGGGAGCGGGGTGCGCCGCAGCGCGACGAGCTGCACATAGCCGTCCGAGCCCTGGGCGATCGCCAGGTACGGCAGGATGCCGGGGGCGGGGAACAGTTCGGGGCCGGTCCACTCGGGCCCGCCGGGCCGCTTCTCCGTCCAGCGCAGGACGCCGTCGGCGGCCGGCGTGTACGCGGAGAGCCGTCCGTCCTTGCCGCGCAGCAGCCAGCCGGCGGTCGACGGGAGCGAGGGGTCGGCCGGCAGCGAGGTCGTCGCCCGGGCCGCCCGGCGATGCCGGCCTTCGGCGCCCACGCTGTCGGGCGGGGTGCCCGTCCGACGCTTCGACCGCCGCGCAGACCGCAATGACATGGCCCGTTGCCCACCTTCCCCGAGCGCCGTGCAATCTCTTGATTCACGTGACGATAACACCCGGCGGCAGACCGGTTCGCCCGCCCGCGGACCGGTCCTGTGACACGCTTCCGCCATGGTCCCTCTCCTGATCGTCGATGGCGCGAACGTGGTCGGTTCGGTACCGGACGGCTGGTGGCGCGACCGCCGGGGCGCGGCCGAGCGGCTGCGCGACGGACTGGTCCCGCTCGCCGAGGAGGGCATCCCCGGGCACCCCGGTCCGGTCGAGGTGGTCCTGGTCGTCGAGGGCCGTGCGAGGGGCGTCGGGCCCGTCCCCGGCGTACGGGTCGAGGCCGCGACCGGCAGTGGGGACGACCGCGTCGTGGAACTGGTCCGGGAGAACGCCGGCCGTCCCACCGTCGTGGTCACGGCCGACCGGGGGCTGCGGGACCGGGTCGAGGCACTGGGCGCACGGGTCGTGGGGCCGCGCACGGTCCGCCGCGGCTGACCCGCCCGCTCGCCCCTACCAATCAGTACTCGGCGTTCCTGCCCAGCTTGCCGAGACGGCTGTGGGAGCGGCCGTACAGGTAGTAGACGACCACGCCGATCGCCATCCACACGGCGAACCGCAGCCAGGTCTCCGCCGGGAGGTTCAGCATCAGCCAGAGCGACGCCGCGATCGACACGATGGGCAGCACCGGCACCCAAGGGGTCCGGAACGCGCGGTGCAGGTCCGGCCGGGTGTTGCGGAGGATGATGACGCCGAGGGCCACGATGACGAAGGCGAAGAGCGTGCCGATGTTCACCAGGGCGGCGAGCGCCTCGAGGCTGGTGAAACCCGCGATGAGCGCGATCACCACGCCGAGCACGATGGTCGCCCGGTGGGGCGTGCGGAACTTCGGGTGGGTGACGGAGAAGAAGCGCGGCAGCAGTCCGTCGCGGCTCATCGCGAAGAACACCCGGGTCTGGCCCAGCAGCAGGATCATGCAGACGGTGATGAGCCCCACGACCGCGCCGAGGCTGATGGCGCCGGCGAAGAAGGGCTGGTCGACCGCCTTGAAGGCGTCGGCGAGCGGGGCCGTCTCCGACATCTCCGTGTAGTGCTGCATACCGGTGACGACGATGGTCACGGCCACGTACAGCAGGGTGCAGATGAAGAGGGAGCCCAGGATTCCGCGCGGCATGTCCCGCTGGGGGCTCCTGGTCTCCTCGGCGGCGGTGGCGACGACGTCGAAGCCGATGAAGGCGAAGAAGACGATGGCGGCCGCGGTGAAGATGCCCATGACGCCGAAGTTGGTGGGCTCGTAGCCGAACAGCGCCTGCACCAGCGGCGCCGCGAGGCCGCCGCCCGTCTCCTGCGGCTGGGCCGGGGGGATGAACGGCACGTAGTTGTCCGCCTTGATGAAGAAGGCGCCGGCGACGATGACCAGCAGCACCACGATGACCTTGATCGCGACGACGATCGCGGTGATCCGGGCGGACAGCTTCATGCCGATGACGAGGACCGCGGTCAGCGCCAGGATCAGCAGGAAGGCCAGCAGGTCGAAGTGGCCTCCCGCGTCGGGCCCGGAGAGCGCGGCGGGCATCTGCCAGCCGAGGTTGGTCTCCAGGAGGGCGCGCGCGTACCCGGACCAGCCGACCGCCACCACCGCCGTGCCGAGGGCGAACTCCAGGACCAGGTCCCAGCCGATGATCCAGGCGGGGAGTTCGCCGATCGAGGCGTAAGAGAAGGTGTAGGCCGAGCCTGCCACCGGAACGGTGGACGCGAACTCGGCGTAGCAGAGCGCGGCGAGGGCGCAGACGACGCCCGCGGCGACGAAGGACAGAGCGGTCGCGGGCCCGGCGTTCTCCCTGGCGGCGATACCCGTCAGGACGAAGATGCCCGTGCCGATGATGACACCGACGCCGAATACGGTGAGGTCCCAGGCGGAGAGTGACTTCTTGAGCGCGTGCTCCGGCTCCTCCGTGTCCCGGATCGACTGCTCGACCGTCTTGGTCCGGAACGCCCCGGTGCTCCGCGGGGGCTGCTGCTGTGTGCTCACCGGCGTACCTCCGTACCCATGGCCGTGTGGCCATGATCGAGAGGAGTGCGGGACCTCGCCCGCCCACGGAGTCCGGTTCACACGAAAGGACCGGCCGGAAACCTCTCACGGTACTCCGACCGGCCCAATCCGACTCCGTCCACCGGGTGCGCGCCGGGCGGCGCGCCCGCTCAGTCCCGCGCCGGCTCGGCGGTCCTGCTGGGCTCGTCGTCGAGTCGGCCGTCCAGCCTGGCGACGAGACCGGTGACCTGGCGGGCGATGTCCGGAGCGGTCAGCCCGATCTCCGCCATGACCTCCTTGCGGGAGGCGTGGTCGAGGAAGCGCGGCGGGATGCCGAAGTCGCGCAGCGGCAGGTCCACTCCGGCGTCGCGCAGTGCCTGGGACACGGCGGCGCCGACACCGCCGACACGGCCGTTGTCCTCGACGGTGACGACGACCCGGTGCCGCTCGGCGAGCGGGGCGAGGGCCTCGTCGACCGGCTTGACCCAGCGGGGGTCGACGACGGTGGTGGAGATGCCCTGCTTGTCGAGGAGGTCGGCGACCTCCAGGCACATCGGCGCCAGGGCGCCGACGGAGACGAGGAGGACGTCGGGCCCGGGGGTACCTCCCATGCCCGAAGGGCCATGGGGGACGGTGCCCGGCTCGCGCAGGACGTCCATGCCGCCGACGCGGCCGACGGCCGGGACCGCGGGGCCGACCACGCCCTTGGAGTAACGGACCACGGTCGGCGCGTCCTCGACCTCGACGGCCTCGCGGAGCTGGGCGCGCAGCTGCTCGGCGTCCCGCGGGGCGGCCATCCGCAGGGTCGGGACGACCTGGAGGATCGACATGTCCCACATGCCGTTGTGGGAGGCGCCGTCGTCGCCGGTGACGCCGGCCCGGTCCAGGACGAACGTGACCCCGCACCCGTGCAGGGCGACGTCCATCAGCACCTGGTCGAAGGCGCGGTTGAGGAAGGTGGCGTAGACGGCGAAGACCGGGTGGAGCCCGCCGGTGGCCAGACCGGCGGCCGAGGTCGCCGCGTGCTGCTCGGCGATACCGACGTCGAACACGCGCTCGGGGAAGGTCTCGGCGAACTTCTTCAGGCCGACGGGCTGGAGCATCGCCGCGGTGATGGCGACGATGTCCTCGCGCTCCCGGCCGAGCTTGACCATCTCGTCGCCGAAGACGGACGTCCAGCTGACCGCCGAAGCCTTCACCGGCAGGCCGGTGTCGGGGTGGATCGGGCCGATGCCGTGGAAGCGGTCGGCCTCGTCCTGCTCCGCGTGCTGGTAGCCGCGGCCCTTCTCGGTGAGGCAGTGCACGATGACCGGGCCGCCGAACCGCTTGGCGCGGGTCAGCGCGGACTCCAGGGCCTCGATGTCGTGGCCGTCGATGGGGCCGACGTACTTCAGGCCGAGGTCCTCGAACATGCCCTGCGGGGCGATGAAGTCCTTCAGGCCCTTCTTGGCGCCGTGCAGGGTCTCGTAGAGCGGCCTGCCGACGACGGGGGTGCGCTCCAGGATGTCCTTGCCGCGGGCGAGGAAGCGCTCGTAGCCGTCGGTGGTGCGCAGGGTGGCCAGGTGGTTGGCGAGGCCGCCGATCGTCGGGGAGTAGGAGCGCTCGTTGTCGTTGACGACGATGACGAGCGGGCGGTCCTTGGCGTCCGCGATGTTGTTCAGCGCCTCCCAGGCCATACCGCCGGTGAGGGCCCCGTCACCGATGACCGCGACGACGTGGTCGTCCTTCTTCAGCACCTCGTTGGCCTTGGCGAGGCCGTCCGCCCAGCCGAGGACCGTCGAGGCGTGCGAGTTCTCGATGACGTCGTGCTCGGACTCGGCGCGCGAGGGGTAACCGGACAGACCCCCCTTGGCACGGAGCCGGGAGAAGTCCTGGCGCCCGGTCAGCAGCTTGTGGACATAGCTCTGGTGCCCGGTGTCGAAGAGGACCTTGTCGTTCGGTGAGTCGAAGACGCGGTGCAGGGCGATGGTCAGCTCGACCACGCCGAGGTTGGGGCCGAGATGGCCGCCGGTCTTGGAGACGGCGTCCACGAGAAAGGTGCGGATCTCCGCGGCCAGCCGGTCGAGCTGCTCCGGGCCGAGCCGGTCCAGGTCACGCGGTCCTCTGATACGGGTAAGCAGCTCCCACCTGTCGCCCACCGCCACCCTTGAACGACGCGCTACGCGCGGCTGCGTCACCGTGCCTCCTTGCGTTTGAGCTGGTCGAGCTTGCCGATCTGCCGAGTCTAATGTTCCGCTCCCGGCCGCTGTCATCGGGCGGTGCGTTCCGCGTCACGCCATCGGAGGACACGGAGGCCCCCGGGGGACGGCCGCGGCTCCCCGGGAGAACACGCAGCAGTGCCCGGCACCGGTTCCGGCGCCGGGCACTGCTGGCGGTGGCCGCTACGCGCGGCCGGCGGTCTTCTGCGTCTTGCGCGTGACCGAGTCGATCACGACGGTGGCGAGGAGCACACCACCGGTGATCATGAACTGGATCGGGGTGGCGATGCCCTCCAGCGCCAGACCGTACTGGATGGAGACGATCACCATGACGCCGAGCAGCGCGTTCCAGGTGCGGCCGCGGCCGCCGAAGAGGCTGGTGCCGCCGATGACGGCCGCCGCGATGACGTTCATCAGCAGCTCACCGGCGCCCGCGCTCTGGTTGGCGGCGGCGATCTTGGAGGCCCAGAACAGGCCGCCGACGGCCGCGAAGGTGCCGGCGATGGCGAAGACCGAGATCCGGACCGCGGTGACGTTGATGCCCGCGCGGCGGGACGCCTCGACGCTGCCGCCGAGCGCGAAGATCTTCCGGCCGTAGGCGGTGCGCCGCAGGACGAAGTCGGTGATCACCAGGACCACGAGGAACAGCACCAGCGCCAGGGGCAGGCCCTTGTACTGGTTGAGCATGTACGCGGCGCCGAAGGACACGACGGCGAGCAGGACCGTGCGGAACACGATGTCGCCGAGCGGCCGGGACGGGATGCCGGCCGCGTCACGGCGGCGGCTGTCGAGGAACGCGGAGAGGAAGAACAGGGCCACGGCCAGCCCGGCGAGACCGTAGGCCGCCGCCACGTCGGAGAAGTAGTACGTGGTCAGCTTGGCGACGACGCCGTCGCCGTCCAGGTTGATCGTGCCCTGGGAGCCGAGGAGCTGGAGCATGAAGCCCTGCCAGAACAGCAGGCCCGCCAGGGTGACGGCGAAGGCGGGCGCGCCGATCCGGGCGAAGAAGAAGCCGTGGAGGGCTCCGATGACCGCGCCACCCGCGATCGCGACCACCAGGGCCAGCCACTCGTTCATCCCGTTCGTGACACTGAGGACGGCCACGATCGCGCCCGAAACGCCACTGACGGCGCCCACGGACAGGTCGATCTCGCCGAGCAGCAGCACGAAGATGATCCCGACCGCCATCATGCCGGTGGCGACCATCGTGACCGCGATGTTGCTGAGGTTCTGCGCGGAGAGGAACTGCGAGTTCAGGCTCTGGAAGATCGCGCAGATCAGGACCAGGCCGATGACGACCGGGATGGAGCCCAGGTCGCCGGCGTGCAGCTTGCGCTTGAACTCCGCGATGTAGCCGCCGAAGCCCTGCTCGCGCACGAGGAGGCGGGGGTCGACCGCGGTGACCGCGTCGTGGGCGGCGTCCGGGTTGACCACCCGGTGGCGGCCGCCGGCGGGTGCCGGAGTCTTGTCGATGCTCACTTCTGCGCCTCCGAGGTGCGCGCCGCACGACGGGTCACGGCGTTGTCCGTGGCGCCGGTGATGGCGGAGATGATCTCTTCCTGCGAGGTGGACTTGACGTCGAAGACGCCGTTGTTCCGGCCGAGCCGGAGCACCGCCACCCTGTCCGCGACGGCCTTCACATCGGCCATGTTGTGGCTGATGAGGATGACCGCGTGGCCGCGTTCCCGCAGCCGCTCCACCAGGTCGAGCACCTGCGCGGTCTGCTCGACGCCGAGCGCCGCGGTGGGCTCGTCGAGGATGACGAGCCTGGGCGCGCCGAGCATCGAACGGGCGATGGCCACGGTCTGCCGCTGACCGCCCGAGAGCGAGGCGATCGGGATGCGGACGCTGGGGATGCGGATGGAGAGCGTGC
The genomic region above belongs to Streptomyces marianii and contains:
- a CDS encoding acetyl-CoA C-acyltransferase, which gives rise to MPRTVRDVVFVDGVRTPFGKAGPKGIYHETRADDLVVKAIRELLRRNPDLDPKKIDEVAIAATTQIGDQGLTIGRTAGILAGLPQSVPGYSIDRMCAGALTAVTSVAGSVAFGAYDVAIAGGVEHMGRHPMGEGVDPNPRFVSEKLVDQSALFMGMTAENLHDRYPTITKQRADEYAVRSQEKAAKAYADGKIQQDLVPVSVRRTAVPDGGSAAGEAGETGWGLVTADEPMRPGTTLDNLKGLKTPFRVHGRVTAGNAAGLNDGATASLIASEDFARENNLPVKMRLVSYSFAGVEPEVMGYGPIPATEKALAQAGLSIDDIGLFEINEAFAVQVLAFLEHYGIADDDARVNQYGGAIAFGHPLASSGVRLMTQLARQFEEQPEVRYGLTTMCVGFGMGATVIWENPHHKDAGGNK
- a CDS encoding 3-hydroxyacyl-CoA dehydrogenase NAD-binding domain-containing protein, giving the protein MSTTSELLKGAAELFPDEVVTQAHVRHLDLPGGAGRFALITLDNGLDHTKPTTFGPQSLANLSTAIDQVEKEAAEGAIVGAGITGKPFIFAVGADLKGVELLKQHSDALAIGKGGHDVFKRLSSLAVPTFAYYNGAAMGGGVEVGLHCSYRTVSKALPAFSLPEVFLGLVPGWGGCTILPNLIGADRAVSVIIENSLNQNKQLKGVQVHELGIADAIFEGADFLEQSLIWTASVLKGEIVVERPEIDRGEAWDQAVAKGRSIADSKVHGAAPAAYRALDIIEAAKDGDLQKGFDAEDTALADLIMGGELRSGIYAFNLVQKRGKRPAGAPDKSLARPVTKVGVVGAGLMASQLALLFLRRLEVPVVLTDIDQERVDKGVGYVHAEIEKLLGKGRINQDKANRLKALVTGVLDKAEGFADADFVIEAVFEEMTVKQKVFAEVEAVAPAHAILATNTSSLSVSEMASKLRNPERVVGFHFFNPVAILPLLEIVRGEQTDDASLATAFAVAKKLKKTAVLTKDAPAFVVNRILTRFMGEIQNVIDEGTPVATAEKAIEPLGLPMSPLVLLELVGPAIGLHVSETLNRAFPERFTVSPNLRAVVEAGKRGFYVYDSGRPELDPEVAALLKQGDSVLTEEQVRARVLDAVAQEIGLMLEEGVVAEAQDIDLCLITGAGWPFHLGGITPYLDREGVSERVNGKRFLAQGVASVPA
- a CDS encoding PIN domain-containing protein, coding for MVPLLIVDGANVVGSVPDGWWRDRRGAAERLRDGLVPLAEEGIPGHPGPVEVVLVVEGRARGVGPVPGVRVEAATGSGDDRVVELVRENAGRPTVVVTADRGLRDRVEALGARVVGPRTVRRG
- a CDS encoding amino acid permease — encoded protein: MSTQQQPPRSTGAFRTKTVEQSIRDTEEPEHALKKSLSAWDLTVFGVGVIIGTGIFVLTGIAARENAGPATALSFVAAGVVCALAALCYAEFASTVPVAGSAYTFSYASIGELPAWIIGWDLVLEFALGTAVVAVGWSGYARALLETNLGWQMPAALSGPDAGGHFDLLAFLLILALTAVLVIGMKLSARITAIVVAIKVIVVLLVIVAGAFFIKADNYVPFIPPAQPQETGGGLAAPLVQALFGYEPTNFGVMGIFTAAAIVFFAFIGFDVVATAAEETRSPQRDMPRGILGSLFICTLLYVAVTIVVTGMQHYTEMSETAPLADAFKAVDQPFFAGAISLGAVVGLITVCMILLLGQTRVFFAMSRDGLLPRFFSVTHPKFRTPHRATIVLGVVIALIAGFTSLEALAALVNIGTLFAFVIVALGVIILRNTRPDLHRAFRTPWVPVLPIVSIAASLWLMLNLPAETWLRFAVWMAIGVVVYYLYGRSHSRLGKLGRNAEY
- the dxs gene encoding 1-deoxy-D-xylulose-5-phosphate synthase, yielding MGDRWELLTRIRGPRDLDRLGPEQLDRLAAEIRTFLVDAVSKTGGHLGPNLGVVELTIALHRVFDSPNDKVLFDTGHQSYVHKLLTGRQDFSRLRAKGGLSGYPSRAESEHDVIENSHASTVLGWADGLAKANEVLKKDDHVVAVIGDGALTGGMAWEALNNIADAKDRPLVIVVNDNERSYSPTIGGLANHLATLRTTDGYERFLARGKDILERTPVVGRPLYETLHGAKKGLKDFIAPQGMFEDLGLKYVGPIDGHDIEALESALTRAKRFGGPVIVHCLTEKGRGYQHAEQDEADRFHGIGPIHPDTGLPVKASAVSWTSVFGDEMVKLGREREDIVAITAAMLQPVGLKKFAETFPERVFDVGIAEQHAATSAAGLATGGLHPVFAVYATFLNRAFDQVLMDVALHGCGVTFVLDRAGVTGDDGASHNGMWDMSILQVVPTLRMAAPRDAEQLRAQLREAVEVEDAPTVVRYSKGVVGPAVPAVGRVGGMDVLREPGTVPHGPSGMGGTPGPDVLLVSVGALAPMCLEVADLLDKQGISTTVVDPRWVKPVDEALAPLAERHRVVVTVEDNGRVGGVGAAVSQALRDAGVDLPLRDFGIPPRFLDHASRKEVMAEIGLTAPDIARQVTGLVARLDGRLDDEPSRTAEPARD
- a CDS encoding sugar ABC transporter permease, which codes for MSIDKTPAPAGGRHRVVNPDAAHDAVTAVDPRLLVREQGFGGYIAEFKRKLHAGDLGSIPVVIGLVLICAIFQSLNSQFLSAQNLSNIAVTMVATGMMAVGIIFVLLLGEIDLSVGAVSGVSGAIVAVLSVTNGMNEWLALVVAIAGGAVIGALHGFFFARIGAPAFAVTLAGLLFWQGFMLQLLGSQGTINLDGDGVVAKLTTYYFSDVAAAYGLAGLAVALFFLSAFLDSRRRDAAGIPSRPLGDIVFRTVLLAVVSFGAAYMLNQYKGLPLALVLFLVVLVITDFVLRRTAYGRKIFALGGSVEASRRAGINVTAVRISVFAIAGTFAAVGGLFWASKIAAANQSAGAGELLMNVIAAAVIGGTSLFGGRGRTWNALLGVMVIVSIQYGLALEGIATPIQFMITGGVLLATVVIDSVTRKTQKTAGRA
- a CDS encoding ATP-binding cassette domain-containing protein, producing MVHVSATPVLALRGVSKRFGAVQALTDVELEVHAGEVVALVGDNGAGKSTLVKTIAGVHPIDEGVIEWEGRAVSIGKPHDAQNLGIATVYQDLALCDNIDVVGNLYLGRELRKRGVLDEVEMERRSRELLSTLSIRIPSVRIPIASLSGGQRQTVAIARSMLGAPRLVILDEPTAALGVEQTAQVLDLVERLRERGHAVILISHNMADVKAVADRVAVLRLGRNNGVFDVKSTSQEEIISAITGATDNAVTRRAARTSEAQK